The Natrinema amylolyticum region ACTGAACGCTTCCTCGGTGAAAGAACGGTGGCTGGTCGGTGGTCGCCCGCCAGGACGGATGAGGTGAACCCAGAGGAGGACGACGGTCTCGGACGCGAGCGCGGAAGGGGCAACTGTTGACTGTTGGTTCACACTTACGGTGGCGGCATCGGTAGCGACGTGCATGACATCGTTTGGATTCCAACTGTACAGCCTGCGTGCAGTCGACGATCAGCTCCCAACCGTTATCGAACGCGTCGGCGAAACGGGGTTGGAGGGCGTCGAGTTCGCCGGCCTCGGCGACGCCGACGTCGAGTCAGTGGACGCAGCAATGGATCGGAGCGGGCTGAGTGCTGCGGGCGCCCACGTCGCCCTCGACGAGATCGAGGCCGACGCTGGGGGCGTCGCCGAGACGTACCGTGAGCTCGGCTGTGAGACCGTCGCCGTCCCGTGGCTCGATCCGGAGCACTTCGCCTCAGAACCGGCCGTCGAGGAAACGGCCGAGCGACTCTCGAACGCCGCCGCAGCGCTGGCGGAGCACGGACTCGAGTTGCACTACCACAACCACGATCAGGAGTTCGCCGAACTGGACGGCCGTCCCGCACTGGTACACCTGCTCGAGGCGACCGACGACGTCGGCCTCCAGTTGGATCTCGGGTGGGTCGGCGCGGCGGGGTACGAGCCGCTCTCGTTCCTCGAAGCGCACGCCGAGCGGATCGACCTCGTACACCTGAAAGATTACGACGCCGCAGCGGGCGAGACGGTCGAGGCCGGCGAGGGCGACCTAGACATCGGGGCGACAGTGGAGTTGGTCCGGGATCTGGAATTCGAGTGGCTCGTCTACGAGGCCGAAGACCGACCGGACTCCTACGGGACGCTCGACCACGCCGCTGACATCGTCGAAGCGCACTGGTAACGCCGGGCCGGCTACCGACCGAGACGGTCTCCCGCTCAGCGAGGGATATCTCGGCGGACGCTCGTCCGAAACACGGCGCTAACGATCGATCCGAATCCGAGCACGATGACGAGGGCAACACGGTTAATCGCAAATGGTTTATCGAATGATACTGAGGGAATTTAGCAACCATGAAGAGCACGACGCTGACGGTCGGTCTGGTCGGGTTAGGGACGCACGGGACGAATCACGTGAAAATACTCGACGAACTCGGTCACGATGTTCTCGGAGTAGATGCGGACACGGCGGCGAGAGAGGCATTTCAGGAGCGACGCGGTGCGACGACGTTCGAGAGTCTCGAGGAGCTGTACGAACGGGATCCGGACGCGATTATCATCTCAGCGCCGAACAAGTTCCACGAGACGACGGCGATAGACGCACTCGAGGCGGGCCACGACGTCCTGCTCGAGAAGCCGCTCGCACACGATTTGGAGAGCGCAGAGTGTATCGCTGACGTCGCGAACCGGACCGGCAACATCTGCATGGTCGGGTACCATCACCGCTATCGGAACGTCTGTCAGGTCGCCAAATCCTACATCGAGGACGGTTATCTTGGCGAAGTCACTCATATCGACGCCCGGTTCGTGCGACGGCGCGGCGTTCCCGGTCGAGGGACGTGGTATACGTCGAAGGATATCGCTGGAGGCGGCGCACTGATGGACGTCGGCGCACACCTGCTCGACCTGCTCTTGTTCTGGACCGACTGGCCGACGATCACCGACGCGATGGCGACGGTCCGGTCGGACTTCGGCCAGCACGACGACTACTCGTACCTCCACATGTGGGGAGAGGACGACCGAGGCAAGATGTACGACGTCGAGGACTCCGTCACGGCGTTTTGCGAGTTCGATTCCGGGATGACTGCGAGCATTCAGGTCGCGTGGGCAGCGAACATGGAATCGTCGCACAGCTATCGTATTCAGGGAACGGAAGCGGGCATGACGGTCGATATCACGAACACGCTACGGGAAGTCGAGCCGGAGGTCGATCAACGGAACGACCTCCGTCTGTACGAGGCGCGGTCGGGACGGCGTGACCATTTCGTCGACAGCGAAATCATTGTCTCATCGAACGATCCGTACCGTGACGAGTTAGAGACGTTTCTGGACGCGGTCCGATCCGACGAACGGCCGGCGATGACGAACGTCGACCAAGCGCTCGCCGTACAGCGCGCCATCGACCGGCTCTACCGGACGAGTCGGTGACCTCCCGCATTCGCTACTCCGTAGTCGAACCGGACTCTTGGCTGCGGTACTCCACACTTGACAGGTGAGCACATTTAACTGTCCGTGGGTCTTGATGACAGGTATGCCAGAGGGGACCTCCGGGGACCGCGGAAAGACGATCCAGTCCGTCGAGTCAGCGCTCGAGGTTGTGGAGGTCATCCGCCAGAAGGAGCGGGCGGGCGTCACGGAGATCGCGAACGAACTCGATCGCTCCAAGAGTACGGTCCACCACTACGTGACGACGTTGGTCAAACACGACTACCTCGACAAAGTCGGCGAGAAGTACCAACTCAGTCTGCGATTTCTCACGCTCGGGGGTCAGGTTCGGGAGCGCGAACGGCTCTATCACCTCGGAAAGGACGACGTCGAGGAACTCGCACAGGAAACCCGCGAACAGGCGCGCCTCATCGTCGAACACAACGGGTCCGGCATTACGCTCTATCAGGCCACCGGTGACCGCGTCACCGAGCCGATAACGCACGTGGGCAGTCTCGAAGAACGCTACTGCACTGCGGCCGGCAAAGTGTTCCTGGCCGAACTATCGGACGACGAATTAGATTCGTACCTCGAGGAGGTCTCCATCACTCCGTACACCGAGAAGACGATCACCGACGCCGACGCACTCCGAACGGAGCTCGACGAGATCCGCGAGCGAGGGGTGGCGTTTGACGATGAGGAACGGTACGAGGGATATCGGTGTGTTGCCGCCGCCATCAGCACCGAGGCGAGAGAACCGTTCGGTGCGCTCAGCGTCTCCGCGCCGGTCGAGCGAATGGGCGACGAACGGTTCCGAACCGACGTGCCGAACCGACTCCAGAACGTCGCCGGCGTCGTCGAGATCAATACTACGTATTCGGAGTGGACGGACGTGCTCTGAAGCGGTCGGGACGCCGTTTGGTGCGGCCGCTCGTGTTGTAACGGTGCTGTTGGAAACCGGTGCGACGATAGTTCGCCGCTGGGATACCATTACAGAATTATGGTTGTAAACCGATTTCGGCTGGAGTCTCGCTTGAACGACACTCGGATGGCCAATAGATGGTCTCGAGGACGGCGCTATTTCGTTTGACCGGAGGAAACAGTGGAGGCAGCTGAACCGCCTCCGTTCTAGTAGATCAAACGATCGGACCGATCTTCAGTGATCAGACACGGTAATCCCCTTAGAGTTCCCCTGGCCCGTGACGGCTGATCTCGACTGAGCTGCCGTCTCAGCAGCCCTCTCGGCCGGATAGGAGATACACAGCTCGGGTTCCGATAGAATTATTACGCTCTGCTGACACAGTTCGGATATGCGGGTAGAGTCGCTCAACGGTAGCTGGAAGTTACGGCAGTCGGATACCGATCGCTGGTTCGACGCGTCGGTTCCCGGCGGAGTCTACACGGATCTTCTAAATGCAGGCGAAATCCCCGATCCGTACGACGACGACAACGAACTCGACCTCCAGTGGGTCGGGACGTCCGACTGGGTGTATCGACGCACCGTCACACTCGAGGGTGACTTTCTCGACGAAGAACGCGTACGCTTGCGCTGTGCCGGCCTCGACACTATCGCGACGGTACGCATCAACGGCACGGTCGTGGGCAAAGCTGCTAACATGCACCGCAAGTACGAGTTCGACGTCGGTGACGTCCTCACTCCCGGGGAGAATCAGGTGGAAATCACGTTCCACTCTCCGGTCGAGTATAGCGTTCACCGCTCGGAGAGTCACGAGTATCAGGTCCCGACACTTCGGTATCCGATCGATCAGCCGGGACGGAACTTCATCCGGAAAGCCCAGTGCCACTACGGGTGGGACTGGGGTCCGTGTCTTCCGACCTCGGGAATCTGGCGGGACATCGATCTTCTCGCGTACTCCGAACCGCGGATCGAGTACACGAAGACTGCACAGGACCACGACGGCGACGGCGTCAGCCTCGACGTGACCGTCGGCCTCGAGGCACCGGCCGACGACGACGTATTGCTCGTCGCCGAGGTCGCAAATACGGTCACACATGAAGTCATAGGCGTCGTCGAAGGGCACAACGAGGTCACGGTCGGCCTCGAGGTTTCGGACCCCGATCTTTGGTGGCCGAACGGGTACGGTGACCAACCGCTTTACGACCTCACCGTCGCTGTGAAGACCGAGCCGGTCGCGGACGACGCGGACGCGGTGACGGCCGACGGCGGCGTGACGACGGCCGACTCGTCGCTCCCGTCCGACCCGGCTCACGAGACATCCACCCGCATCGGATTTCGAGAGCTCGAACTCGTCCGCGAACCGGACGAGGAGGGCGACGGCGAGTCGTTCACGTTCGAGGTCAACGGGGTGCCGGTGTTCGCGAAGGGCGCCAACTGGATCCCGGCAGACGCACTGTACGGACGGATCACGCGCGATCGATACGATTCGCTGCTCGACAGCGCCGTCGAGGCCAACATGAACATGATTCGCGTCTGGGGCGGCGGCTACTACGAACGAGACGGCTTCTACGAGGCGTGCAACGAGCGGGGACTGCTCGTCTGGCAGGACTTCATGTTCGCCTGTGCACTGTACCCGAGCGACGACGAATATCTGGCGTCCGTCGAGGAGGAGGTCCGGTACCAAGTTCGCCGGCTCGCCGATCATCCGTCGATCGCGCTCTGGTGCGGAAACAACGAGGTCGAGATGGGCCTCGAGAGCTGGTTCGACGACGCCGACGAACTGGAACAGTTGACGGAGGACTACGAGACGCTGTTCTACGACGTGATCGGTGACACCGTTGCCGAAGCGGACGAGACCCGGACGTATTGGCCCGGATCTCCATCTAGCGGCACCGGGATGCGAGACCCCTACCAGACGGACAAGGGCGACATTCACTACTGGGACGTTTGGCACGACGGCGCGGACTTCGAGGAGTACGAGACGGTCGAACCGCGATTCGTCTCGGAGTTCGGATATCAGTCATTCCCCTCGGTCGACGCTCTCTTGTCGGTACTCCCCGACGACGAGCTCAACCCGACCGCGCCGCTGATGGAACACCACCAGCGAAACGAGGGCGGCAATCGGACGATCATTCAGCGGATGGCGGCGTCGTTCCGCATCCCGTTTAGCTTCGCAGACTTCGTCTATCTCAGCCAAGTGCAGCAGGGACTGGCGATGAAGGTCGCCATCGAACACTGGCGGCGGCTGAAACCCGATTGCATGGGGACGCTCTACTGGCAGCTGAACGATCTCTGGCCCTGCGCGTCGTGGTCATCTATCGAGTACGGCGGCGACTGGAAGGCGCTCCAGCACGTCAGCCGCCGTATCTACGCACCGGTCCTGCTCTCGACGACGATGACGGACGACGGCGACGAGGTCGAGATCTGGCTCACGAACGACGAACGCGAACCCCTCGAGGGGGACGTCACCGTCGAAGCGTACACCTTTGACGGGGAGCGTGTGGACGGGACCGAGGAAAGTGCCTCAGTCGCAGCGCTCGACAGCGCCCGCGTCGCGACCGTCGACGCGGATCGGCTACTCGACGACGTTCCACAGGATAAAGCGTTCCTCCGCGTCACCTTCGACGGGAGCGACGAGACGTATCCGTCGTTCGCGTTCTTCGAGGAGTACAAGCATCTCGAACTCCCGGAGCCGAACTTCGACGTCGCCGTCGACGGGAACGAGGTGACGATCGAGGCGGACGCTGCCGCCCTGTTCGTCGAACTGAACGTCCCGCTCGACGGCCGGTTCTCGGACAACTACTTCCACCTGACGCCCGGCGGCAAGCGAACGGTCGCGTTCGACGCCGCGGGCCCGCCCGACGATCTCGAGCGGCGACTCGCCGAAGAGTTGTCGCTGAACCACCTCCGTTCAACCTATTGACTAATGTATATATAGACCAGACACCGTCACGCGACCGAATGAAAGGGCACTACGGGCACTACGCCGATTGCCACGCCGCATCCGTGAAGAGGGGTGATCACGAAGCCGACGGCGACTCACTCGGTCGCGTCGAGCAGGCCACTGACTACCGTCTTCATATGCAGTGGTAACAGGGGTCATATTTATTCTGAACCACAGGCGCTAAAACCCCGTCCTTCAGGACGGGGATACAGCGCCGTCATCGTCTTGCTTTCGTATTTTTCGACAGGTTTACAGTCCACGGCAGTGTACCGTGGACTGTGGGCGGAAAACTGGCAGTTGACTCGGTGTTTGCCACGGCGAGAGCCGAAACCAAACACGTAAGCCGACCGCGCCGACCGACACAAAACACCCAGATAACTCGCTACCCCTTGCGGGAAACGAGTATCGGTAGCGTGGCACTGTCACTGCCGTCGGTCAGGAACCTTAGATTCCCAACCTTCCGAACTGACGGGAACCGCCACTTGTGCGGTTCGGGAAGCCCCGCCCTTTAGGGCGGGGAGGATGTCACATCTGTCCGCATCGAACGCGTCGCCCCCTCGAGACCGCCGTGTCGGGGTTCGGGAACGACCCGAACGGGCGACCGACTCGACGCGCTGTCGAACGCTTTATCGTTGTGAAACGTGTGACGGACGAGTAAGTGTTCAATTGAGGATGACTGCGAACCCCAACACCGTATTCGACGCAGGAGACGACGCCGCGGGCGAAATCGCCGACCGGCGGGCGGAGTACGATTTCGTCTCGGCGGACGTGGATCGGCCCGCGATGGTAGACGACATCCGCGACCGCGTCGACGGCGACGTTCGCTTCGACACCTACACGCGGCAACTGTACGCCACCGACGCGAGCGCGTACGAAATGACGCCGATCGGCGTCGTGTACCCGGAATCGACCGACGACGTCGCCGCGACCGTCGCGTACTGTGCGACCCGAGAGATCCCCGTCCTCCCGCGCGGCGGCGGAACGAGCCTCGCGGGACAGGCGGTTAACGAGGCCGTCGTCCTCGATTTCACCCGCCACATGGACGGTATCGTTTCGGTCGCTCCCGACGACCGGCTGGCCCGCGTCGAGGCGGGAACGGTGCTCGGCGATCTCAACGACGCGCTCGCCCCCCACGACCTGAAGTTCGCGCCCGACCCCGCCGCCGGCGACCGCAGCGCGATCGGCGGCGCGATCGGGAACAACTCGACGGGCGCTCACTCGCTGGTCTACGGCAAGACCGACGCCTACATCGAGGAGTGTGAGGCGGTCCTCGCCGACGGAACGGTCACCACGCTCGGCGAGATCAGCGTCGAGGAACTCCGCGACTCCGCCGACCCCGAAGGGTCGCTCCTCGAGCGAGTCCATTCGGCGGTCGTGGAGATCATCGACGAGGAGAGCGAGGAAGTGCGGGATCGTTTCCCGGACCTGAAACGCAACGTTTCGGGCTACAATTTCGACGTGCTCGTCGAAGAGGCGGAGACGGGGACCGTCAACCTCGCGCGCCTGCTCGCGGGCAGCGAGGGAACCCTCGCCGTCGTCACCGAGGCCGAAGTCGCACTCGAGCCCGTTCCAGAGACGAAGGCGGTCTCGCTGCTGTTCTACGAGAGCGTGTTCGAGGCCGTCACCGACGTCCAACACGTCCTCGCACACGAGCCCGCTGCGGTCGAACTCATCGACGACGTGTTGCTGGGACTGGCCCGGGAGACGACGGAGTTCGAGGAAGCGGCGTCGCTCGTCCCCGACGAGGCCGAGGCGGCGCTATTGGTCGAATTTTACGCGGACGACGACGACCACGGCCGCGACCAGACCGGCGGCCTGCTCGCCGACAGGGTTCCGGAGTCCGACACCGAGGCGACGCCGCCGACGGACCGGCCGGCCATCGACGAGACGATCGCGTTCGCCGGGCTGGAGGCCCACGACGAGGCCGAGCGGAACATGTTCTGGACGCTCCGAAAGGCCGGCCTGCCGATCCTCCTCTCCCGGACCTCCGACGAGAAGCACATCAGCTTCATCGAGGACTGTGCGATCCCGCCGGAACACCTCCCCGAGTTCGTCGAACGGTTCCAGTCGCTGCTCACCGAGAAGGACCGCGACGACGACGCGGCATTCTACGCCCACGCCGGGCCGGGCGTGCTCCACGTCCGCCCGCTGGTCGACACGAAGACCGACCGCGACCGCGAGGACATGGTCGCGATCGCCGACGCGGTCACCGACATGGTCGTCGAGTTCGGCGGCAGCGTCTCCGGCGAGCACGGCGACGGCCGCGCGCGGACCCAGTGGAACCGCAAGCTCTACGGCGAGGAACTCTGGCAGGCGTTTCGCGACCTGAAGACCGCGTTCGATCCCGACTGGCTGCTCAACCCCGGCAACGTCTGTGGCGACCACGACATGACCGAGCACCTCCGGTACGACGCCGACTACGAGTACGACGCCGGGCTCGAGCCGTCGCTGAACTGGGACAACGAGAACGGCATGCAGGGGATGGTCGAACTCTGTCACGGTTGTGGCGGCTGTCGCGGGGGTCAGGAGACGACCGGCGGCGTGATGTGTCCCACCTACCGGGCCGCCGACGAGGAGATCACGGCCACGCGCGGTCGGGCGAACCTCCTCCGACAGGCGATGAGCGGCGACCTGCCCGACGATCCGACCGACGACGAGTTCGCCGAGGAGGTCCTCGACCTCTGTATCGGCTGTAAGGGCTGCAAGCGCGACTGCCCGAGCGGCGTCGACATGGCGAAGCTCAAGACCGAAGTCATGCACGAACGCCACCAGGAACACGGTGCGAGCCTCCGAGACAGGCTCTTCGCCAACTTCGATACGCTCGCGGCCGTCGGAAGCGCGCTGGCTCCGGTATCGAACCTCGCGCAGTCGCTTCCCGGCTCGGAAACGATCGCCGAGAAGACGATCGGGATCGCGAGCGAGCGGTCGCTACCGGAATTCAGCCGCGAGACGCTCCAGGACTGGTTCGAGAAGCGAGGCGGGTCGCGGGTGCCCGCGGCTGACGCCGAGCGAAAGGCCGTCCTCTTCGCGGACACGTACACGAACTACAGCCACCCCGAGGTCGGTAAGGCGGCGGTCCGCGTCCTCGAGGCCGCGGGCGTCCGCGTGGACGTGGCCGAACGGACCGACAGCGGCCGGCCGGCGCTGTCGAAAGGGTTCGTCGACGCCGCCCGCGACGCGATCGCAAAGAACGTGGCCGAACTCGAGCCCCGCATTCGCGACGGCTGGGACGTCGTCGTCGCCGAGCCCTCCGACGCCGTGATGTTCCAGTCCGACGCGCTGGATCTGCGCTCGGGGGCGGCCGTCGAGTCGTTCGCCGCGAACGCCTACGGCCTCTGTGAGTACCTGGACACCTTCAGACTCGACGAGAACGTCGCGTGGGCGGCCCCCGCCGAATCGGTCGTCTACCACGGCCACTGTCACCAGAAGGCGGAGAAGAAAGACCACCACGCGGTGGGCGTCCTCCGACGAGCGGGCTACGCCGTCGACCCGCTCGATTCGGGCTGTTGTGGCATGGCCGGTACGTTCGGCTACGAGGCCGAACACTACTCGCTGAGTCAGTCGATCGGCGATATCCTCGTCGACCAGATCGAGGACAGCGGTGCCGACGTCGTCGCCGCGCCGGGAACGTCCTGCCGGACCCAACTCGGCGACAGCCGGATCGATCCGGTCCCGGCCGAGAGTTCGCTCGCCGGCAGCTCCCTCGACGGCGAGTCGCCCCCGACGCCGGTCGAACTGCTCGCACAGGCCCTCCCGCGATAGACCCTTAAAGCGAGGGTCGACTATCCGACGGCGTCGACGCTGGAACTCAGCGACGTTCTCGAGTCAGAGTACGGCGTGTCGCTCTCGCACAATCGAATCAAGGGCGCGGGAGCTACCTTCCCCGAACTAACGAGATGCGCGAGCGCTTCGACGATACCCTTCCGGGGATCGCGTACGCCGAGAACCCGGTCGATACCGGGCGACGATGCCCGAGTTCGGCGAGACTGTCGACGAACTCGAGGCGCTCTCCGCGGACGTCGAGAAGCCGATCCTGTTTACGGTCGCGGCCCCGACCACGCCCTCGAAGACGAGCGACGACAGATGGATAACGTCGGAATTCCGACGTTCGATACGCCGGAACGCGGTGCAGGAGCCGTCGCAGCGCTCATCGAATCGATATCGGGCGAAGAAAATCAGTAATGGGAGTGAGAGGGCGAGCGATGTTGTGCCCGATACAGAATCCCAAACAGAGACGGAAAACCATGACGGCTTTACCATTGTACTGACAAACGGTTTCCAATGAAGCGATCGGAGGCAGTAGAGAGGGTTCGATCACCGACGTTCGCGTTTCCCCTCGCCGCGGCCATCGCCGTCGCAACGTGGCTGCTCGCTACGGGAGCGACGGCAACGATGCTTTCGATCACGCTCTTCTGTATCGTCCTCTGGGTTCTGGCCCCGGTACCGCCCTCGTACACGGGACTGATCGGGCTCGGACTGATCGCCGTTACCTTCTCGACGGAGTTAGCGCTCACTGGGTTCCAGAAACCCGCGACGTGGCTCATCGGCTTCGGCCTACTGATGGGCGAAGCGACCCGCCAGAGCGGTCTCGCGACCGGGGTCGGACGGTGGGTTGCGACCAGAACGATCGGCGAGTCGGCCGACACCGATGCGGTCCGGACGTACCGGCGGCTGTTAGTCGCGCTCTCGATCGGTGCCCACGTCCTGGCCTTCCTCGTCCCGTCGGCGCTCGTCCGCATCCTCGCGCTCGCGCCCATCCTCCGGGAGCTCGGGTCACTGTTCGACTCTCGAGAGGCCCGGGTC contains the following coding sequences:
- a CDS encoding sugar phosphate isomerase/epimerase family protein, which gives rise to MTSFGFQLYSLRAVDDQLPTVIERVGETGLEGVEFAGLGDADVESVDAAMDRSGLSAAGAHVALDEIEADAGGVAETYRELGCETVAVPWLDPEHFASEPAVEETAERLSNAAAALAEHGLELHYHNHDQEFAELDGRPALVHLLEATDDVGLQLDLGWVGAAGYEPLSFLEAHAERIDLVHLKDYDAAAGETVEAGEGDLDIGATVELVRDLEFEWLVYEAEDRPDSYGTLDHAADIVEAHW
- a CDS encoding Gfo/Idh/MocA family protein is translated as MKSTTLTVGLVGLGTHGTNHVKILDELGHDVLGVDADTAAREAFQERRGATTFESLEELYERDPDAIIISAPNKFHETTAIDALEAGHDVLLEKPLAHDLESAECIADVANRTGNICMVGYHHRYRNVCQVAKSYIEDGYLGEVTHIDARFVRRRGVPGRGTWYTSKDIAGGGALMDVGAHLLDLLLFWTDWPTITDAMATVRSDFGQHDDYSYLHMWGEDDRGKMYDVEDSVTAFCEFDSGMTASIQVAWAANMESSHSYRIQGTEAGMTVDITNTLREVEPEVDQRNDLRLYEARSGRRDHFVDSEIIVSSNDPYRDELETFLDAVRSDERPAMTNVDQALAVQRAIDRLYRTSR
- a CDS encoding IclR family transcriptional regulator, with translation MPEGTSGDRGKTIQSVESALEVVEVIRQKERAGVTEIANELDRSKSTVHHYVTTLVKHDYLDKVGEKYQLSLRFLTLGGQVRERERLYHLGKDDVEELAQETREQARLIVEHNGSGITLYQATGDRVTEPITHVGSLEERYCTAAGKVFLAELSDDELDSYLEEVSITPYTEKTITDADALRTELDEIRERGVAFDDEERYEGYRCVAAAISTEAREPFGALSVSAPVERMGDERFRTDVPNRLQNVAGVVEINTTYSEWTDVL
- a CDS encoding glycoside hydrolase family 2 protein; amino-acid sequence: MRVESLNGSWKLRQSDTDRWFDASVPGGVYTDLLNAGEIPDPYDDDNELDLQWVGTSDWVYRRTVTLEGDFLDEERVRLRCAGLDTIATVRINGTVVGKAANMHRKYEFDVGDVLTPGENQVEITFHSPVEYSVHRSESHEYQVPTLRYPIDQPGRNFIRKAQCHYGWDWGPCLPTSGIWRDIDLLAYSEPRIEYTKTAQDHDGDGVSLDVTVGLEAPADDDVLLVAEVANTVTHEVIGVVEGHNEVTVGLEVSDPDLWWPNGYGDQPLYDLTVAVKTEPVADDADAVTADGGVTTADSSLPSDPAHETSTRIGFRELELVREPDEEGDGESFTFEVNGVPVFAKGANWIPADALYGRITRDRYDSLLDSAVEANMNMIRVWGGGYYERDGFYEACNERGLLVWQDFMFACALYPSDDEYLASVEEEVRYQVRRLADHPSIALWCGNNEVEMGLESWFDDADELEQLTEDYETLFYDVIGDTVAEADETRTYWPGSPSSGTGMRDPYQTDKGDIHYWDVWHDGADFEEYETVEPRFVSEFGYQSFPSVDALLSVLPDDELNPTAPLMEHHQRNEGGNRTIIQRMAASFRIPFSFADFVYLSQVQQGLAMKVAIEHWRRLKPDCMGTLYWQLNDLWPCASWSSIEYGGDWKALQHVSRRIYAPVLLSTTMTDDGDEVEIWLTNDEREPLEGDVTVEAYTFDGERVDGTEESASVAALDSARVATVDADRLLDDVPQDKAFLRVTFDGSDETYPSFAFFEEYKHLELPEPNFDVAVDGNEVTIEADAAALFVELNVPLDGRFSDNYFHLTPGGKRTVAFDAAGPPDDLERRLAEELSLNHLRSTY
- a CDS encoding FAD-binding and (Fe-S)-binding domain-containing protein, translated to MTANPNTVFDAGDDAAGEIADRRAEYDFVSADVDRPAMVDDIRDRVDGDVRFDTYTRQLYATDASAYEMTPIGVVYPESTDDVAATVAYCATREIPVLPRGGGTSLAGQAVNEAVVLDFTRHMDGIVSVAPDDRLARVEAGTVLGDLNDALAPHDLKFAPDPAAGDRSAIGGAIGNNSTGAHSLVYGKTDAYIEECEAVLADGTVTTLGEISVEELRDSADPEGSLLERVHSAVVEIIDEESEEVRDRFPDLKRNVSGYNFDVLVEEAETGTVNLARLLAGSEGTLAVVTEAEVALEPVPETKAVSLLFYESVFEAVTDVQHVLAHEPAAVELIDDVLLGLARETTEFEEAASLVPDEAEAALLVEFYADDDDHGRDQTGGLLADRVPESDTEATPPTDRPAIDETIAFAGLEAHDEAERNMFWTLRKAGLPILLSRTSDEKHISFIEDCAIPPEHLPEFVERFQSLLTEKDRDDDAAFYAHAGPGVLHVRPLVDTKTDRDREDMVAIADAVTDMVVEFGGSVSGEHGDGRARTQWNRKLYGEELWQAFRDLKTAFDPDWLLNPGNVCGDHDMTEHLRYDADYEYDAGLEPSLNWDNENGMQGMVELCHGCGGCRGGQETTGGVMCPTYRAADEEITATRGRANLLRQAMSGDLPDDPTDDEFAEEVLDLCIGCKGCKRDCPSGVDMAKLKTEVMHERHQEHGASLRDRLFANFDTLAAVGSALAPVSNLAQSLPGSETIAEKTIGIASERSLPEFSRETLQDWFEKRGGSRVPAADAERKAVLFADTYTNYSHPEVGKAAVRVLEAAGVRVDVAERTDSGRPALSKGFVDAARDAIAKNVAELEPRIRDGWDVVVAEPSDAVMFQSDALDLRSGAAVESFAANAYGLCEYLDTFRLDENVAWAAPAESVVYHGHCHQKAEKKDHHAVGVLRRAGYAVDPLDSGCCGMAGTFGYEAEHYSLSQSIGDILVDQIEDSGADVVAAPGTSCRTQLGDSRIDPVPAESSLAGSSLDGESPPTPVELLAQALPR